The Podospora pseudocomata strain CBS 415.72m chromosome 1 map unlocalized CBS415.72m_1, whole genome shotgun sequence genome has a segment encoding these proteins:
- the ERG11 gene encoding Lanosterol 14-alpha-demethylase (EggNog:ENOG503NW9W; COG:Q) translates to MGFLQDVAGPLLEGFSTLGLASQIGVATATFVVVAVVLNVLKQVLFKSPNEPPMVFHWFPIIGSTITYGMDPPKFFHENRKKHGDCFTFILLGKKTTVYVGPEGNNFILNGKIRDVNAEEIYTVLTTPVFGKDVVYDCPNAKLMEQKKFMKIALTTEAFRSYVPIISDEVTSYLKRTPDFKGQSGVVNICPKMAQITIFTASHALQGKEIRDQFDEKLADLYHDLDMGFSPINFMLHWAPLPWNNRRDHAQRTVAKIYMDTMKRRRARGDDGQKDMMQHLMNSTYKNGTKVPDHEIAHMMIALLMAGQHSSSSTSSWIMCRLASRPDVMEALYQEQIDNLGKDLPPLKYEDLAKLPLNQAIVKETLRLHAPIHSIMRAVKSPMPVPGTKYVIPTDHVLLAAPGVSATDSQYFPEPDKWEPARWQKDHPLAPSMVRNEDEINEEEEEKIDYGYGLVSKGSASPYLPFGAGRHRCIGEHFANVQLQTITAEIVRAFKFRNVDGSDKVIGTDYASLFSRPLEPANIYWERRN, encoded by the exons ATGGGTTTCCTCCAGGATGTCGCGGGCCCTCTGCTCGAGGGCTTCTCGACGCTGGGACTGGCATCGCAAATCGGTGTCGCGACGGCCACCTTTGTGGTCGTGGCTGTCGTCCTCAATGTGCTCAAGCAGGTGCTGTTCAAGAGCCCCAACGAGCCACCGATGGTGTTCCACTGGTTCCCCATCATTGGAAGCACCATCACCTACGGCATGGATCCCCCCAAGTTCTTCCACGAGAACAGAAAGAAG CACGGCGACTGCTTCACCTTCATCCTTCTCGGCAAGAAGACCACCGTCTACGTCGGCCCCGAGGGCAACAACTTCATTCTCAACGGCAAGATTCGCGACGTGAATGCTGAGGAGATCTACACCGTTCTCACCACCCCTGTTTTCGGCAAGGATGTTGTCTACGACTGCCCCAATGCGAAGCTGatggagcagaagaag TTCATGAAGATTGCCCTCACCACCGAAGCTTTCCGCTCCTAtgtccccatcatctccgaCGAGGTTACTAGCTACCTCAAGCGTACCCCCGACTTCAAGGGCCAGTCTGGCGTTGTCAACATCTGCCCCAAGATGGCTCAGatcaccatcttcaccgccTCTCACGCGCTCCAGGGCAAGGAGATCCGCGACCAGTTCGACGAGAAGCTTGCCGACCTCTACCACGACTTGGATATGGGCTTTTCTCCCATCAACTTTATGCTTCACTGGGCTCCCCTCCCCTGGAACAACCGCCGTGATCACGCCCAGCGAACTGTCGCCAAGATCTACATGGATACAATGAAGCGCCGTCGCGCTCgcggcgatgatggccagAAGGATATGATGCAGCATCTCATGAACTCCACCTACAAGAACGGCACCAAGGTTCCCGATCACGAAATCGCCCACATGATGATTGCCTTGTTGATGGCCGGCCAGCACTCTTCTTCgtccaccagctcctggaTCATGTGCCGTCTTGCCTCCAGACCTGATGTTATGGAAGCTCTCTACCAGGAACAGATCGACAACCTTGGCAAGGatcttccccccctcaaGTACGAGGATCTCGCCAAGCTCCCTCTCAACCAGGCCATCGTCAAGGAGACTCTCCGCCTCCACGCCCCTATTCACTCCATCATGCGCGCCGTCAAGTCTCCCATGCCCGTCCCCGGCACCAAGTATGTCATCCCTACCGACcacgtcctcctcgccgcccccgGTGTCTCCGCGACCGACTCTCAGTACTTCCCCGAGCCCGACAAGTGGGAGCCCGCGCGCTGGCAGAAGGATCACCCTCTGGCCCCTAGCATGGTTCGCAATGAGGATGAGAtcaacgaggaagaggaagagaagatcGATTACGGCTATGGTCTCGTCAGCAAGGGCTCCGCGTCTCCTTACCTTCCCTTCGGCGCCGGTAGACATCGTTGCATTGGCGAGCACTTTGCCAATGTGCAGCTTCAGACCATCACCGCTGAGATTGTCCGCGCTTTCAAATTCAGAAACGTGGATGGCAGCGACAAGGTGATTGGCACAGATTATGCCTCTCTCTTCTCGAGACCATTGGAGCCAGCGAACATTTactgggagaggaggaattAG
- a CDS encoding uncharacterized protein (EggNog:ENOG503P035) encodes MTSTNLTGRVPPPEILQLSSAGHGEQHAGVDRDEQNAAPNAGLQGGGSLYSKRRTAHAKAILPPRINLRRAASYNVAEKGPLSSTSSRFSFNHLVFSPPPSPGLPSLSPPKKPPQRKLILGVRPIRLIRYTIRILSILAVFWISLEVLTYLFGPEIPIPADNTRLSVPEKPIVAPPKRSDGVEMVSQKGAPDFATPIVITDHRGKAKWTVSIPPGTPFPLSQKGYADMCGRCEQVAARAVELRSQGSGLPQVSLSFGAEAPDHDFIDVQEAEKAGYLPKRGAGGTNTGKPVCKKSLTFVLESSEAGLGKTLMMLWIAYGLAEKEGRGFFIDDTRWAYGEYSDIFEAPPAQDCSPPPDHERLPCPPQARHLVVSAANAHEVFANLLPPSAEGIFSSSSPPLEPLDPSLLKKQFALARSGFRALFHLNAGDARHVDARTRKLLAKRLVPKTKGTQSGLSIGLHIRRGDRHPFEPQYRRSYLPVNVYTDFAQEIIASKFNSSGSIFHDTAEENRLAREHSFMILASDDPLVYDSEEVKDNLNGKRVVRAQDRIKLASKHELLPKGGKEEEVDRNVMHKFVDEAFGWEGGFYAGMFWNLGVPTANNDKKEEKGVGAESLRLRSLVGRAYMMDLAVLAEASDVVVCTVSSLGCRLLGVMMGEGSVKGGRWVNVDGGLGWLGLD; translated from the exons ATGACTTCGACGAATCTCACCGGTCGGGTACCCCCACCAGAAATCCTTCAACTCTCCTCTGCCGGACACGGAGAGCAGCACGCCGGTGTCGACAGAGACGAACAGAACGCCGCTCCAAACGCTGGGCTCCAGGGTGGCGGCTCATTGTATTCCAAACG TAGAACGGCGCATGCCAAAGCCATCTTGCCGCCCCGTATCAACCTTCGACGAGCAGCCTCGTACAATGTCGCCGAAAAGGGCCCTCtatcatccacatcctctCGCTTCAGCTTCAACCACTTGGtgttctcaccaccaccatctccaggCCTTCCGTCACTCTCCCCACCGAAAAAGCCCCCCCAGAGGAAATTGATCCTAGGCGTACGCCCAATACGACTCATACGATATACGATCCGGATTTTGAGCATTCTTGCTGTCTTTTGGATCTCGCTCGAGGTTCTTACCTACCTCTTTGGACCGGAAATACCGATACCGGCTGATAACACACGACTGTCAGTCCCCGAGAAGCCGATAGTAGCACCGCCAAAACGAAGCGATGGAGTTGAGATGGTATCGCAGAAGGGGGCGCCAGATTTCGCTACGCCTATCGTCATCACCGACCATCGAGGTAAGGCGAAATGGACAGTATCGATACCGCCAGGGACACCGTTTCCACTGTCCCAGAAGGGTTACGCAGACATGTGTGGGAGGTGTGAGCAGGTagcggccagggcggtggAATTGCGATCTCAGGGGTCCGGGTTGCCGCAGGTCTCACTCAGCTTCGGGGCGGAGGCACCTGATCACGACTTCATTGATGTTCAAGAAGCTGAGAAAGCTGGTTATTTGCCAAAgaggggagcgggaggaaCAAACACGGGGAAGCCTGTCTGCAAGAAGAGCCTCACTTTTGTTCTCGAGTCCAGCGAGGCTGGCTTGGGAAAAACGCTGATGATGCTCTGGATCGCATATGGTCTCGCCGAAAAAGAAGGCCGTGGTTTCTTCATCGACGACACGAGATGGGCATACGGAGAGTACTCCGACATCTTTGAAGCGCCGCCCGCGCAAGACTGCTCCCCACCTCCTGACCATGAACGACTCCCCTGCCCACCTCAGGCACGTCACCTGGTCGTCTCAGCTGCCAACGCCCACGAAGTCTttgccaacctcctccctccttcaGCAGAGGGAatcttctccagctcttccCCACCCCTCGAACCACTTgatccctccctcctcaagaagCAATTCGCGCTCGCTCGCTCCGGGTTCAGAGCGCTCTTTCACCTCAACGCCGGAGACGCCCGCCACGTCGATGCTCGCACCCGCAAGCTCCTCGCCAAGCGTCTTGTGCCCAAAACCAAGGGCACACAATCTGGTCTTTCCATCGGCCTTCACATCCGCCGCGGCGACCGCCACCCGTTTGAACCCCAATACAGGCGCTCGTACCTTCCTGTGAACGTCTACACCGACTTTGCGCAGGAGATCATCGCCTCCAAGTTCAACTCGTCCGGCAGCATCTTCCACGACACGGCAGAAGAAAACCGGCTTGCGCGTGAACACTCGTTCATGATCCTCGCGTCTGACGACCCGCTTGTGTATGACTCTGAGGAAGTGAAGGACAACCTCAAcgggaagagggtggtgagagcgCAGGATAGGATCAAGCTCGCTTCCAAGCATGAGCTGCTCCccaagggggggaaggaagaggaggtggatcgGAACGTGATGCACAAGTTTGTGGATGAGGCTtttgggtgggagggtgggttTTATGCCGGCATGTTTTGGAATTTGGGGGTGCCGACGGCGAATAatgacaagaaggaggaaaagggggtgggggctgAGTCGCTCCGGCTTAGGAGCTTGGTTGGGAGGGCTTACATGATGGATTTGGCGGTGCTGGCCGAGGCGAGCGATGTGGTGGTTTGCACGGTTAGTAGTTTGGGGTgtaggttgttgggggtgatgatgggggaggggagtgtcaagggggggaggtgggtgaatGTGGATGGGGgcttgggttggttgggtctTGATTGA
- the KIP2 gene encoding Kinesin-like protein kip2 (EggNog:ENOG503NTW8; BUSCO:EOG092631IR; COG:Z), with translation MTTLPRPSRPSNAPPQIALPALPVGKTRKSMGGLAVPPTRSTPTSPKALRTPSSNLLPPATPAPSGALPTPRTASGYNATSKTLRKTVSISAFPHPPRGDGRISSLPPSPLSAGLSRKVKTPTTPTYQFSNGSSSFLAGAGDQKSVSRTGGTRNSDGLISVSSPPQSRSSSAQDSYSTSATQYEDATDAASRSDASPGKPASKFDGKGNVVVSVRVRPDAAGNDQAPDGEWMVEGRKSLISYRGKEGGDYIYDNVFTTHDDNAKVYDHCAKRLVRRVMEGYHGTVFAYGMTGTGKTFSMQGTASSPGVIPLAITDIFSYIRETPSREFLLRVSYLEIYNEKIHDLLSMSTNNGPGANQQQEEIKLREDSKRGVYASPLKEEIVQSPTQLLRVIARGDQARRTASTQFNARSSRSHAVVQIVVESRERVPGSAAGDSKRQALPPGGVRVSTLSLIDLAGSEKAAESKERRQEGSHINKSLLTLGTVIAKLSEQKADGKSADKDGKHLPYRDSKLTRLLQGALSGNSLVSILCTIQIGAPASATSANTHNNETLNTLKFASRAKNSIVSHAKRAEESLGAGGDGGAKVLLERYRMEIAELRKELEAQAKSNSKKEAEIEKERDAEEERAREKEAELRHEEQMLEMQLARTALKERIDHLNRLILSSKSIGVNASGSFSSLGIHPRYSQGSIRSSMTISNGGKLSLERTASMTSSASTIGRKSSSHRSSGGAPEAVPLTEDDDSMGEYGDGTASLAAQNRALQADLVDKNRYIQTLEKRLLQARRASSSRASVGIATAGKGIMVGEDHSVSALLKEKDAEIAELRARLDDKDRMLTALRSAARSRDNAERVESRSEARNSQILDSNPGPAPLGSPPAPNSLVRQVSQLRKQTKNVDEMSKMLDEMLHERVESGQVVRGNRGSLRVVGPEREPRERGSLLKELVPSPPPTMPLPSPQILTQSPSLPPSMPQPPPPLGAGPSGSQPPIQLQLLSKQRTSLSQEPSKAVAMEV, from the exons atgacAACCCTCCCGAGGCCATCGCGGCCTTCGAACGCACCTCCTCAAATTGCCCTCCCAGCGCTTCCCGTTGGAAAAACACGAAAAAGCATGGGTGGACTAGCAGTTCCACCGACCAGGTctacaccaacatcaccaaaagCCCTTCGAACACCGTCCTCGAATCTCCTTCCGCCTGCCACTCCAGCCCCTTCCGGAGCCTTACCTACACCCAGAACCGCCTCAGGATACAATGCAACGAGCAAGACACTTAGGAAAACAGTCAGCATCAGCGCTTTCCCGCACCCCCCTCGCGGAGATGGTCGAATATCCAGCCTCCCACCGAGCCCACTATCCGCCGGCCTTTCGCGCAAGGTCAAGACGCCTACGACACCAACCTATCAGTTTTCTAATGGATCCTCGAGTTTTCTTGCGGGAGCAGGCGACCAGAAATCAGTCTCGCGAACAGGAGGGACGAGGAATTCGGACGGACTGATTAGTGTGTCTTCGCCGCCCCAGAGCCGCAGTTCCTCTGCGCAGGACTCGTATTCTACTTCTGCCACCCAGTACGAAGATGCCACCGATGCCGCATCCAGGTCAGATGCTTCCCCCGGAAAACCTGCCTCCAAGTTTGATGGCAAGGGAAACGTCGTGGTCAGTGTCAGAGTCCGGCCAGATGCTGCCGGCAATGACCAGGCGCCAGATGGGGagtggatggtggagggaaGAAAATCGTTGATCTCGTACCGCGGcaaggaagggggagattaTATCTATG ATAACGTCTTTACGACACACGACGACAACGCCAAAGTCTACGACCACTGCGCGAAACGTTTGGTACGAAGAGTAATGGAGGGCTACCACGGGACAGTATTCGCCTACGGCATGACGGGCACTGGAAAAACCTTCTCGATGCAGGGAACTGCGTCATCCCCGGGTGTAATACCTCTCGCTATTACCGACATCTTCTCCTACATTCGCGAAACCCCGTCTCGAGAGTTCTTGCTCCGCGTCAGCTACCTGGAAATCTACAACGAGAAAATCCACGACCTGCTGAGCATgtccaccaacaacggccCTGGCGCTaaccagcagcaggaagAGATCAAGCTACGTGAGGACAGCAAGAGGGGGGTTTATGCGAGCCCTCTCAAGGAGGAAATTGTGCAGAGTCCGACGCAGCTTCTGCGTGTGATTGCCCGTGGCGACCAGGCTCGTAGGACAGCAAGCACCCAATTCAACGCCAGGAGTTCCCGGAGTCACGCCGTGGTGCAGATTGTGGTGGAAAGCAGAGAGAGGGTCCCCGGAAGTGCTGCGGGGGATAGCAAACGCCAAGCGCTTCCGCCCGGTGGCGTCCGGGTGTCGACATTAAGTTTGATCGACTTGGCTGGTTCTGAGAAGGCGGCCGAGTCCAAGGAGAGGCGTCAAGAAGGGTCCCACATCAACAAAAGCTTACTCACTCTCGGAACGGTCATCGCCAAGCTCTCCGAGCAAAAGGCCGATGGCAAATCCGCCGACAAGGATGGGAAACACTTGCCGTACCGCGATAGCAAACTGACCAGATTACTCCAGGGCGCGCTGTCCGGTAACTCGTTGGTTAGCATTCTCTGCACAATTCAAATCGGCGCTCCTGCAAGCGCAACATCAGCAAACACGCACAACAACGAAACCCTCAACACATTAAAGTTTGCCTCTCGTGCCAAAAACAGCATTGTCAGCCACGCCAAGCGTGCCGAGGAGTCTTTGGGCGCTGGTGGCGACGGAGGCGCAAAGGTACTTTTGGAGCGGTACAGAATGGAGATTGCCGAGCTTCGAAAGGAGCTCGAAGCCCAAGCAAAGTCcaacagcaagaaggaggccgagattgagaaggagagggacgccgaggaggaaagggCTCGTGAGAAGGAAGCCGAGTTGCGGCATGAAGAGCAGATGCTCGAAATGCAGCTTGCTAGAACCGcgctgaaggagaggatAGACCACCTCAACCGCCTCATACTCAGTTCAAAATCGATAGGGGTCAATGCGAGCGGGTCCTTCAGCTCGTTGGGCATTCATCCTCGATACTCGCAAGGTTCCATCCGGTCGTCGATGACTATCTCTAATGGAGGCAAGCTCAGCCTGGAGAGGACAGCGTCCATGACATCTAGTGCTTCAACAATTGGACGGAAGTCGAGTAGTCATCGGTCGTCTGGCGGTGCACCAGAAGCGGTACCACTGACAGAAGACGATGACAGCATGGGGGAGTACGGCGACGGGACGGCATCACTTGCCGCTCAGAACCGAGCCCTCCAAGCGGATCTTGTCGACAAGAACCGCTACATCCAAACGCTAGAGAAAAGATTGCTGCAAGCCCGCCGCGCGAGCTCCTCTCGGGCGTCGGTCGGCATTGCAACAGCAGGAAAGGGCATCATGGTTGGCGAGGACCATAGTGTGTCCGCTCttctcaaggagaaggatgccGAAATCGCGGAGCTCCGTGCCCGCCTCGACGACAAGGACCGGATGTTGACTGCGCTGCGGAGCGCGGCCAGGTCAAGAGACAATGCGGAACGAGTCGAGTCCCGGTCAGAGGCCCGCAACTCGCAAATTCTTGACAGCAACCCAGGGCCAGCACCGCTCGGCAGCCCGCCTGCCCCCAACTCGCTAGTTAGACAAGTCTCGCAGCTTCGGAAGCAGACGAAGAATGTCGATGAGATGAGCAAGATGCTCGACGAGATGCTTCACGAAAGGGTGGAGAGCGGGCAGGTTGTCAGGGGAAATCGGGGGAGCCTCAGGGTGGTTGGTCCAGAGAGGGagccgagggagagggggtcgTTGCTTAAGGAGTTGGTCCCTTCGCCACCGCCGACGATGCCATTACCTTCGCCGCAGATTCTCACGCAGAGCCCATCGCTTCCACCATCGAtgccacaacctcctccaccactggGCGCGGGGCCATCTGGATCCCAGCCACCGATTCAGTTACAGTTGTTGTCCAAGCAGAGGACCTCGTTAAGCCAGGAGCCGAGCAAAGCAGTTGCGATGGAGGTGTAG